Genomic segment of Saccharomycodes ludwigii strain NBRC 1722 chromosome VI, whole genome shotgun sequence:
TCTAATGTCTATAGAGCTCCAGCCACAAAGTCTTAGTCCAATATGCAGCGTTGGCCATTCCCAGGCATCACTGGCTAAATTGTCATATTTGTCGTAATCAGGAACCAACGCGTTGTTCGAAGACGCCATGGCATAATtgattaaaacaaaatcttCCCAAAAACTTGACTTAGGGACAACATAAGGCTTTTCAGGTGCCGGTAACTTTTCGTTTGTGTGATATTCAATGTTCCACCATGTCGATTTATCCTTTTTCATCCATGAATCCTTACAAACAATCTCGTTTTGATTAAACCCCCAATTAGGATAAGTCAGCCCAGTGGTGGTTAAATAGCAGCCCAACTGTTTATGTCTTAGTCTGAAGTAGGTTGAAATTGGATGAAGAACATTTGGATCTTCTTCTGGATAATCTGCATCACCAGGCTTCAATTGTTTAACAATTTCCACAACCCAGTCGTCCTTTTTATCACCAACAATTTCGCTACCATAGCCTGAAACTTCAAAGTTACCCTTAGATACGTGTGAGGGGATTTCATGAGAATGTAGGTTACATCCCATGTTTACATGTGATAACCTGATCAAAGAACCATCATAAACGGGCCCATAATTTTCTTCGCCATGTTCGGAACGTGGGTATTTAATAATCCAATCATTGTTGCTATCCATGTGGCCGTAACCGGTGACTTGATGTTGGTTTGAACCCTTAGGATAAGTTTGGATATGTGAATGCAACAAGCTTGGACTCAAACCATGTGATCTGATGGTAACTTTGGATCCAAAGTAGACATCCCTTGGTGTGTTTGTGACATCGATCTTAGACCCTTGTAAGTTAGCTTGGAACAATGAATTTGTAACGCCATCACCCTCTCCAGATTTATATAGCAAAGTAAAATGCACTCtgaaacaaaataaataaactaaaaagGGAATAACAATTAGGTTAATAATTCTTAATAACCAATGTCTTGAATACTTTTTCCAAGTTAGAGTGGAATCACAATGATGTTGAAATAATTCCCAGACTGTGTAGACACCAACACTCGCAGTAACAAACAAGCCAACCCATTTAACAGAGCAGACACATCCAATGTTAATACCCGTCAGAAATAGCCAAAGCCACCACTTTTTTGTCAATTGctcttttcttaatttgTATAGTTTAACCATGCAATGATAAGTAgtaaaagtgaaaaataataaaatagaatctagcaaaataaatttactCAAGCACACGTATGTTAATTCGCAGCAAACCATTAAACTGATCAAATAAACCGTAAAAATgctattaaaatttaattccTTAGCTGTAAAATAAGCAACTGGAGCACATAAAGCACCAAACACTGCGTTGAATTGTCTCATAGTTTTAAAATCCACATCATCTGGGTAGACGGCACCactttcaaaattaaactCTGTATTATTAAACCCTGCCAAATATTCGCTTAACCCGATTAACATTTTACCCAGAGGTGGATGAACATCATGGTAGAAATCATGTTTAATATAGTGTGCAccaaattttccaaaatgaGCTTCATCCCAAACAACTTTTCTACTTTTGGCTATACCATCAAACCTTAGgtaaaaggaaagaaaagttattaaaaGCGGGGCTACAATATCTCTAATTTTGATCAAGACATTCCTCTTAACGCTTCTATTTTCAGGTATCTcatctcttttttcttcttcattaaTGTATAAAGTTTCctcttttatatttttctgttCATCCTTGAAAGGATCCTTCTTTTCCGTAGAACACATTTGGTACGTGTTGGTATTAGGTTTTATCCcttgaatatatatattgatttACTTCAATGCTTGAGGGAAAGGAAATTAAATAGCATTAGTTTCTatcattttaaaaaaaacaatactgCGAAAGTATTTCTATGAATGGAAAGTAAAAAGGACAACCTgtaataaagaagaaaagaaaaaaaaagaaagaaagaaaaaaaaaaaaaaaatatttgtaaccatattttttctttcagaAAAGCACGTAGatttaacaatttaaatactatctattaaaagaaaatgctagcgaaaaaaaaaaaaaaaataaacataatgGCACTACATTAATTAATACTTACAAAAATCTAATTCACGAATAGGcctttcttcttcaaaTTTAACACAATTCCATAGTGCATTTTCATAGGACAAAGGATCatcatatttttcatatattttcGATAAATACCACCATATTTCTGGCGAAATATATCCAGCTATACTTTTCTTAATGCAAGTTTCTAATCTTAAGTATAGATTGGCAATCAAGGAATTATCGCACTTAGCATCCTCAACTGTTTCAAATGCCAATTCAGCAAATCCTATCAATGCCTCTGTGTTTACCGGATCATGATAAAAACATGCTTCAAATTCATCCAacgatttttttaaatagcCCTTAGCTATATTATGATTTAAATTCTTAAAATCAGCACCTTCAACTGCTTCAGACTCTTTTACTGCTTCCTTGGCATCTTGTACACTACCatcttttatatacaaaTTGGCAGTAAATAACCAGATGTATTGTAAAAGATACTCTTTGCTATGTTTTATGGAATGTTTTGAATGATCATCATTAAAGAGACTAGAATATAATTCAAAGACTTCGGGTAACATTTCCAAAGCATCTTTGACGCCAAACATTTCATGAACCAAGCTTAGCTGGGTTAATTTCAACTGCATAAATTGCCATTTATCCCTGTaagttaatttattttgctCTTCCTTCATGGCTTCCAATACAGAGCAggcaattttaaaagaattttcCTTGTTTTCCTGGACACTTTCTAGCAGACATAACAGATGCCAGCTTGAATAACTATGCTCCGGATAtttattcaatatttttgtttttaggAACTTTATTGAACTTGTGGTGCATTGCTGTCTTGCTAGACAGTACGCATACTCAAAATATAAGTCTAGGTTTGATTCAATGGCAGAAGATACAGATATAGCATTCCCCAAGTAGGCCAATAGTGTTTTAGATATAAATGAATCTACATCATTgaagaatataaaataaagtgaACGCCAGGAAGATATTAGAATTAAAGATAACAAAACTGGCAAAACAATGTATTCTGATCTGAGTTTTAGTTCGCCAACTTCATCCTCTTGGTGAGTTGTAGCAGCAGTTATTAATTCTAAGTTGTAGTATTCGTAGAAATCACacaataaatcatataatTGTAAAGAATATTTGCGTTTTGTTTCTTCTTTACTAAAAATTGTTGTATTACCCAAAACAAACTTAtacaaattaattattGCTACAATATCCAAgtattttctttcatttAGTTCGTAATATTTCTTATTGTATGTCAAAAAATTCACAAAACTCAGTTCAGATCTCTTTTTCCCATCATGAATAGTGTTGGTGCCTGTATCAGTGAATTTACCATAAAAAATCGTTGCTGCGTATGAGATACTAATACTATGGAAAGTCTTTTCATATCCAGCAATAAAAAAGGCTTCCCAGTCTTTACCCTTGGTGATGTTGTCAGTTTTTTCGAAAAAGTCACctaatatttcaaaaaaaagttctaATTTATGGTCGTTTGATTGATTCGCCTGAGGGAactctatattttttattattgagtGTCCAACCTCCAATAGTTGCGATTCTTTAATAGTTGTGTTTAATACGCCGTTGTAAACCGAAATAAGATTGTTAGTGCTCACTTTCAGTGGGTAGTCAAGCAAAATTCGATTGAAATAGAACAAACTCATTGAATCAGTTCTCAATGGaatatcattaaaaattccgtcattattatttgtagatgatgtatttttttgtagctttgacaaataataaaacttttctaAATCTAACAATCTTTTAAACCTAAGAAAAATTCTTGTTAGGCCTTTTGAATCAATATTACGATTGGTGTCGGATAAATAATCAAAGCTTTGTTTTGGTTGATTCAAATAAAAGTGGCATATACCTAGGATATTGGTTAAAATTATTCTCGGTAATTGGTTTAATTTTGAGTCATTGGTGATAGTGACGGTATCGTGAGAAAATTCGTCAAATAAGCGCATGGTTTCAGATAAAATGACActaaaaacattattgtAATCTTGATTATTACTGTCatttaatatcaaaatatGGAAATGCAGCCTGTAATATAAATCTAAGACTTGGTCcattaataaatcatttgtTTTACGAGGTTGTGAACCTAGTAAGATTAGCTCCAACGCTCTTTCAATAACATCATGTATCTTTTCTTGGGTCATTAgcttataatattttatagcTTGCTTTTGTTTTGGAGATATTGGATCAAACCCTATGTGtgtttaatatatttctttttctactCCTATAAGCTATTCTAGTGAAtgtatgtttttatattaattttcaattaGCAAAAgcaagattttttttattgaggggaagaaaagaagaaaagagaaaaagaaaaaaaaaaaaaaagcttcaAGTTCATATATCGTTTTCTACGAAATATTACATAATAacgtaaaaataatattagatGACCCAAATCTAAAAAGAGCCCAATGTGATAATTCCAAATGCCCAAAATAGTTTAATAATCTATAATTCTCCTAATAAAATGTTAGTCTTCAgcacatttttatttcaagattttctctttttattcaaagCTTCTTGTTTGCACTCGGGACAATACCATTTCCCCTTTGGAGGTTCAGTCAAATTTACGCACCCATAATGAAACCATTCATATTTACAATGCTCACCGTCGCAGGCAACCATCTCACCATAGGAAACGTTTTGGCAAAAGCAATACAATTTcttatcatcatcttcctcATCACGCCCATTTATTCCTGTTGTTCCCGATCCACCAGCAAATAGAGCATCATCCAGTAACAGCGTTGTTGCATTCCCATTacttttaatcttttttgcCAGCGAAGAAGTGCCAGACGGCCTTTGTTGTTGACTCATTAATGAAGTGGACGTGTTTTTCTTGTGCTTTTTCCTATCCCCTTTCACTTGTTTCTTCAATGAGCCCCTTTTCCGACTAGTTGTGATATCAGTTTCGTCGTAATCCGAATAGTCTGAATACGCTTTGCCACTATTACTTCTaccatttaataaattttgaCGATAACGACTATCCATCTCATCTTCTGTGTCCATCACACCATTGCGCTTTGCTAGCAAAGCAGTTGCTGCCagttctttttcttcttcttctttaataGAGAATTCTGGTTCTGCTAATAATCCATCAGAAGATAATATTTCCATACCTTTTTGTAAAGTGGATAAATGTTCGGATACCAAGTACAGCAATGTATTggataatatatttttccgTTCCTGTAATTTTAGACATCTTTtatattcttcttctatttctttatttaactGTAGTTCATTTGGATGTGGTGAGGATACAGCCATTCCTGTTGTtgaattattatctttttgtttaacaTGCTTTTGTAGAACAAGGTCTTTGCTTTCTATGTTGTTTCTTAAAGctaatatttctttatctttGTATCGAAGTTCATTTAAAATGAATTTAAATTCCTCTTCTAAATTTGATATATCTGATACGGTCTGTTCCAATAGAGTACTTGGATCATTCATGTTTgtttaatgattttattcttgtttaatttttaatttctaatGCTGAATTTGTTTGTCTTGGTAatttcaaacaaaaaaaaaatatttatatattaataaataaagctCGCCACGATTTATGTACCAactataataacaaaataccGTACATCGCGATCTTTTTGCTTTCCAGccatttaattatttttaaattatacaaCGACCATGCTAAAGATCAATTGCACATCCAGCAATCCAAAGCAAGAAagatgtatatatatatatatatatatatatattttttttttttaaaatagaattattaaacaaataatatacaaaaatgccgcatatattaaataacagAATAGTACCATATTCCTCATTATAtcatattaaaaaacatctggtaatttttcaataacatAAGAATGTCCACCAACACTCATTAATGGAATACCAGGAACTTTCCTTATACGCTGTTTTAAAGCAGCATCGTTAGTAGCTACAATGTAACATTTGTGTTGCATTACACGATGAACTAAACAATCATCTGCATAAGTACCTCTATGTGAACAACttaatcttttaattcttgGGTCTCTGGCTAATTTCAAGGCGATTCTATATTTAGGTCctaatttttccaattcagCCATAACACAATCAGTAATCATTGGGACACATTTGGCCAAAAGACAGTCCATCATTCCTTTAACAATAtcgatttttttttggatagAAAAATTGATGAAATTTGTATCTATGAGCACTTGGTATGGTGGTCTTATGGCTTGATTATATTGGAAAAACAATGCGCTGGATACTTGTGGTACACTTCTGGTTAATTCTGGATCATTTTTCGTTTTATCTTTCGATAATACTTCTTTATTGGCTTTTAAtcttaaatcttttttattatttaatgtaCGCTTCATTAAACCAAACTTCCTCGTCTTTTTAGCTTTCCCCATGGCTGATTCTTGGTTTTTATTGGTCTGGATTGGTTCTTAATGTTTATTTGTCTATTTATGATttaatcaaatatttttgaaagagtaaaagaaaaaaaaaaaaaaaaattacttttCCATTTCTCATCACAGGTAACAACAATACTTCAATTTAAagttagaaaaagaaaagatagaaaaaaaaaagaaaagagaagaaaagataaagaaaaaaggaaaataaaaaaaaaaaaaaaaaaaaaaaataaaaaaaaaaaggcgaCTATAACAATTGTTGTAATTGTCAAAGTAATCAATGAGCCATCTAACACATAGactataaaataataataattaaaaattaaaaattaaaaaaaaatatctataataatatcgtCACAGACAGGATTCGAACCTGCGCAGGTAAAACCCAATGCCTAACCATCAAATAAATAGCAGGGCATCGCCTTAACCACTCGGCCACTGGGACAGTCAACTACGAAGTATCGTAAGCGTAACTCAGGATTAGTTGTAATAATTACGGGTTCGGATTAtggtaattaatttcttgttctatTTTGGTCTTTacatattataataataatatataataaagattatttaaaactataacttaaatacttttgatgaataactcgataataaatcatctctttatatatgatttattttcacatttatatttgatgttcatattaatcttttctaatgtttctattaatcttttctaatgtttctattaatcttttctaatgtttctattaatcttttctaATGTTTCCATTAATCTTTTCTTGCGGCCGTCTCCGTATGTTCGGTTGTAATATGTGTTCATTTGGTTTCATATTACGACACGAAGTAAATATCGTCGCACACCATATAAATGGTGAAATATAGTTATTAAActgatttaatattttatttataacaaGACAGATGTAATAGTTTTGTCGCTTGATCTTTCTTATATATTCTGaactaataaaactataGTTTATATATTGATCAAATAATTTCATGGTTGAtttctctttatatatatcatttattttcattttcttgtttGTCATAtgcattattttttttttttccaaggTTTGTTTCTCGTCTGTTAAGAGAGCTTCCTTCTTGAGATGATTTGTTCACTGATTTATTCTAAAGCAGAtgaagttatttttttttttttttttttacgtaTTATGTATACATAGGGATATTGATagtgtatatataaatttacaataaatgatttatttttttttatttttttttatttttttttatttttttttcacattCTATCAACCGGAGTCAACCCTAATAAGCGCATACCGTTGTTTAATACTTGACGAGCAGCACTGTATAAGGCCAAACGAGCAGTAGCCAATGGTTTTTCCTGACCAGCAACCCATAAAACATCATAACAAGAAGATACCTGGTGAGTTaatttgaataaataagtaaCAACAGTGGCCGGTTCATGAGTCTTCAAAGCATTTCTCAAAACATCTGGATATTGTGCTAACAAACGAATTAGAGTGTTAGCAGCTTCTTCGGTCAATAAGGAATAGTCAGCATTAACTATATCATGTTCAGTGATATTGCTGGCATTTCTTTCGACAGATCTTAAACGAGAATGAGCATATTGTAAGTATGGGCCAGTATCACCTTCAAAAGACAACATTCTTTCCCATTTGAAttcataattattaatacgTTTAGATTGCATATCTTGAATCATAACAGCAGAAATACCAACCAAATCGGCAACTTCTTCAGGgttttcaatttgtttatatttttcctCATTCTTTTTCATAACTTCATGCATCTTATCTTTAGTTTCTTCTAAAATGTTATCTAAGAATACAACGGTACCTTTTCTAGTAGACATGCCTTGAACCATACCAAAGTTAACGTGCTGTAAGTCTTTGGCCCATTCAAACCCCATTTGTTTCAAAATCTCAAAAAATTGTGCTGTATGTAAATCTTGTTGAGCAGCAATAACATAAATCATCTTATCAAATTTATACTTTTCATGACGATCCATAGCAGCACCAACATCTCTGGTTATATACAAAGTAGTACCGTCAGATTTTTGAACAATGGTCTTAcctaattttttgttgaatttagtcaaatcaattaataaagCACCTTTGTCCTCATGAATCAAGTCTTTTTCCTTGAAAATTTCTAGAGCGTTTTCCATCTTTTCCTTTGGAACTTGAGATTCACCAGAATACACAtcatatttaatatttagaCGAGCATAGgtgtttatatattttttaatggatAAGTTACGGAATCTTTCCCATAACTTTAAGGCATCAGCATCGCCATCTTCCATTTTCTTGAAATAGGCACGGGCTTTACCATTGGTTGACTCGGACTCTGGTAAAGAAGCATCTTCGGCCTCTATATCCTTGTTAACACGAACATAAACTTCAAACAAATGATTGATCGGATCTTTAGTTAAGGCTTCTTCACTGCCGTATCTTTCAAACCCCACAGCTAATAAACCAAATTGTTTGCCCCAATCACCCAAATAATTCATTCTAATAACATCCCAGCCTAGTTTTTCATAAAGATTAGATAAAAACCCACCAATAATGGTAGAACGTAAATGGCCTGCATGGAAAGGTTTAGCAATATTTGGGGAAGAAAATTCAATCAacacttttttgttttcgaCCAATTTAGCGGCACCATACTCTTCCTTTCTCTTTAAAATGTCTGGAGTGACAATTTTGAACAAAAATTCTggattaaagaaaaattgaagGAATGGACCATTACTTTCAACTTTAGATAGAAATTCGCCCAATGGGAACTTTTCAGCCCATTCTACAGCCAAATCTTTTGGATTTTTGCCCTTAACACGCAATCTTGGGACTGGGATTAACAAGTCCCCTCTAGATAATGTGTTTGTCCATTCTAAAGCTGGGAAAATCAAAGAAACATCAATTCCAGAGATTTTGTGTAATTCCTGGGTGATGTAGTCTCTCATTAAATCAACAACGTTGACATCTGGATGAGAGTTTTCGTAAACTGTTGGTTCTTGAATGTTTAGCTTCGATAAAGCTGTTGTGATGTTTTGGGTAGTAGTAGAACTCATACTATAATgtttactattattggcaatattaatattgacTTTTAAtcttgttgttattatgcTTGGGTACCAATACTTTGGATgataagaataaataaCTTTCCTAATGGAAAACAATGGAAAATTAGGTTTAAACCAAAACATTAACCATTTAAAGGATTTTATtcatttgaagaaaaaaaaaaaaaaaaagaaaaaaaaagaaaatcaaaagaACGTGAATAATGTTTAATTTAGTGTATCTAAAAACATAATGAGAAGTAGCAAAAagtgaaaaggaaaaaaagaaaaaagaaagagaaaattttccaaacctttttaaaaaaaaaccaaaaaatttaaaggaaaagaaagaaaaagaaaaagaaaaagaaaagttatttttttttttacaattttattatcattctATACGACATCAAGCAGAGTGCACTTGATCTTaaccaaataaatatatctCGTTTCGGGTTAGATACCGAATTTACcatcaaaaacaatatctCGGCAtacctttattttttttttttgtaaaataaaaaaaaacgaaattCACTTATCAAGTGCCAGTGacacaaatatttatcaaatagAACCAATATTTTAACTTGTAATAAACTCAATAACATTTGAaatctgttttttttttcttttttccatcTAAAAACTATTAAATAGATAATATACACtatcaaataaacaaaatacaaatagaAACTTACCTAACCTAGACTAGCAAGAACATACAAGAAGATGGAATCACTAATGAATGGGTCTATTGGCTTTATAGatcaaatcaaaaataatttcacctttcataataaaagctctactacaaaaattactcccaaaaataaaacccaGCAAAAATTAACAGAAAACGtcatcaataataaagcTCCAATATTGTCCGattcttcaaaaaaatatgaaaaatatttaaataataattatggtaataataatacagaattgaatattttagGAGCTTCATTACttgaattatttgatgGTGTATACGGTAACAATAACGGTAATAAATTACTTTCTAACTCCAAATTCAATAATACCAGATATAACGATAAAAATATCTGCTGTGCCAAAAAATCTAATAGTActactacaaaaaaagataaaataatcaatacaaataataaaaacgaCATGTTTCTGAACACAATGTCAAAAACTTCTAATATCCATAATAGGGCAAATAACAAtcctaataataaatttgataaCTTTTTCAGTATCTAtacaaatgaaaataaagaaaatattaaaccaATAGATACtagtaaaatattaaaagaaagaaaaattatacaaaacGATTATTATAGTTTTGGAAATAATGCACAGCAgaccataaaaaaaaagtttgacGTTACAAAGGAAGTAAAGAAATCAAAGCTGGCAAAGCATAAGCCAAAAggtaaaaagaaattaaaaggtAAAGGcaatactaaaaataataataataataataataat
This window contains:
- the PMT6 gene encoding dolichyl-phosphate-mannose-protein mannosyltransferase PMT6 (similar to Saccharomyces cerevisiae YGR199W | PMT6 | Protein O-MannosylTransferase), with the translated sequence MCSTEKKDPFKDEQKNIKEETLYINEEEKRDEIPENRSVKRNVLIKIRDIVAPLLITFLSFYLRFDGIAKSRKVVWDEAHFGKFGAHYIKHDFYHDVHPPLGKMLIGLSEYLAGFNNTEFNFESGAVYPDDVDFKTMRQFNAVFGALCAPVAYFTAKELNFNSIFTVYLISLMVCCELTYVCLSKFILLDSILLFFTFTTYHCMVKLYKLRKEQLTKKWWLWLFLTGINIGCVCSVKWVGLFVTASVGVYTVWELFQHHCDSTLTWKKYSRHWLLRIINLIVIPFLVYLFCFRVHFTLLYKSGEGDGVTNSLFQANLQGSKIDVTNTPRDVYFGSKVTIRSHGLSPSLLHSHIQTYPKGSNQHQVTGYGHMDSNNDWIIKYPRSEHGEENYGPVYDGSLIRLSHVNMGCNLHSHEIPSHVSKGNFEVSGYGSEIVGDKKDDWVVEIVKQLKPGDADYPEEDPNVLHPISTYFRLRHKQLGCYLTTTGLTYPNWGFNQNEIVCKDSWMKKDKSTWWNIEYHTNEKLPAPEKPYVVPKSSFWEDFVLINYAMASSNNALVPDYDKYDNLASDAWEWPTLHIGLRLCGWSSIDIRYYLLGSPFNTWLSTLSLVILVNIFIVSYLLWKRQVLRVGQETTSDFFIKGIMPFISWAFHYLPFVIMARVTYVHHYLPALYFAMLVFVYVVDLSLGKLNKFIRVPLYLLLLCGCLYTYLYFAPFAQGMEGNPSAYAYLKWLPGWKI
- the YPP1 gene encoding Ypp1p (similar to Saccharomyces cerevisiae YGR198W | YPP1 | alpha-sYnuclein Protective Protein); protein product: MTQEKIHDVIERALELILLGSQPRKTNDLLMDQVLDLYYRLHFHILILNDSNNQDYNNVFSVILSETMRLFDEFSHDTVTITNDSKLNQLPRIILTNILGICHFYLNQPKQSFDYLSDTNRNIDSKGLTRIFLRFKRLLDLEKFYYLSKLQKNTSSTNNNDGIFNDIPLRTDSMSLFYFNRILLDYPLKVSTNNLISVYNGVLNTTIKESQLLEVGHSIIKNIEFPQANQSNDHKLELFFEILGDFFEKTDNITKGKDWEAFFIAGYEKTFHSISISYAATIFYGKFTDTGTNTIHDGKKRSELSFVNFLTYNKKYYELNERKYLDIVAIINLYKFVLGNTTIFSKEETKRKYSLQLYDLLCDFYEYYNLELITAATTHQEDEVGELKLRSEYIVLPVLLSLILISSWRSLYFIFFNDVDSFISKTLLAYLGNAISVSSAIESNLDLYFEYAYCLARQQCTTSSIKFLKTKILNKYPEHSYSSWHLLCLLESVQENKENSFKIACSVLEAMKEEQNKLTYRDKWQFMQLKLTQLSLVHEMFGVKDALEMLPEVFELYSSLFNDDHSKHSIKHSKEYLLQYIWLFTANLYIKDGSVQDAKEAVKESEAVEGADFKNLNHNIAKGYLKKSLDEFEACFYHDPVNTEALIGFAELAFETVEDAKCDNSLIANLYLRLETCIKKSIAGYISPEIWWYLSKIYEKYDDPLSYENALWNCVKFEEERPIRELDFCKY
- the YNG2 gene encoding histone acetyltransferase YNG2 (similar to Saccharomyces cerevisiae YHR090C | YNG2 | Yeast iNG1 homolog) → MNDPSTLLEQTVSDISNLEEEFKFILNELRYKDKEILALRNNIESKDLVLQKHVKQKDNNSTTGMAVSSPHPNELQLNKEIEEEYKRCLKLQERKNILSNTLLYLVSEHLSTLQKGMEILSSDGLLAEPEFSIKEEEEKELAATALLAKRNGVMDTEDEMDSRYRQNLLNGRSNSGKAYSDYSDYDETDITTSRKRGSLKKQVKGDRKKHKKNTSTSLMSQQQRPSGTSSLAKKIKSNGNATTLLLDDALFAGGSGTTGINGRDEEDDDKKLYCFCQNVSYGEMVACDGEHCKYEWFHYGCVNLTEPPKGKWYCPECKQEALNKKRKS
- the FCF1 gene encoding rRNA-processing protein FCF1 (similar to Saccharomyces cerevisiae YDR339C | FCF1 | Faf1p Copurifying Factor), which translates into the protein MGKAKKTRKFGLMKRTLNNKKDLRLKANKEVLSKDKTKNDPELTRSVPQVSSALFFQYNQAIRPPYQVLIDTNFINFSIQKKIDIVKGMMDCLLAKCVPMITDCVMAELEKLGPKYRIALKLARDPRIKRLSCSHRGTYADDCLVHRVMQHKCYIVATNDAALKQRIRKVPGIPLMSVGGHSYVIEKLPDVF
- a CDS encoding arginine--tRNA ligase (similar to Saccharomyces cerevisiae YDR341C | arginyl-tRNA synthetase (paralog of YHR091C | MSR1)) → MSSTTTQNITTALSKLNIQEPTVYENSHPDVNVVDLMRDYITQELHKISGIDVSLIFPALEWTNTLSRGDLLIPVPRLRVKGKNPKDLAVEWAEKFPLGEFLSKVESNGPFLQFFFNPEFLFKIVTPDILKRKEEYGAAKLVENKKVLIEFSSPNIAKPFHAGHLRSTIIGGFLSNLYEKLGWDVIRMNYLGDWGKQFGLLAVGFERYGSEEALTKDPINHLFEVYVRVNKDIEAEDASLPESESTNGKARAYFKKMEDGDADALKLWERFRNLSIKKYINTYARLNIKYDVYSGESQVPKEKMENALEIFKEKDLIHEDKGALLIDLTKFNKKLGKTIVQKSDGTTLYITRDVGAAMDRHEKYKFDKMIYVIAAQQDLHTAQFFEILKQMGFEWAKDLQHVNFGMVQGMSTRKGTVVFLDNILEETKDKMHEVMKKNEEKYKQIENPEEVADLVGISAVMIQDMQSKRINNYEFKWERMLSFEGDTGPYLQYAHSRLRSVERNASNITEHDIVNADYSLLTEEAANTLIRLLAQYPDVLRNALKTHEPATVVTYLFKLTHQVSSCYDVLWVAGQEKPLATARLALYSAARQVLNNGMRLLGLTPVDRM